The genomic segment AAAAAGATAAGTCCATTTAGCAAAATACCTGTAATTATTGATCACAAAAATAATAAAACTATTTTTGAGTCTGGTGCTATTTTAATTTATCTAGGTGAATTGAGTGGTAAATTTTATGATAAAGACAATCGAACTGATATCAATCAATGGTTAATGGCACAAATGGGTTATATTGGACCAATGCTAGGTCAGCATCATCAATTTCATCATTACAATCCTGGTAAAAGTGAATTTGGTGAAGAGCGTTACTTCAAAATTTCAAAAAGAATTTACAGTGAGGTAGATGAAGTTTTGTCTAAGACAAAGTTTTTAGCTGGTGAAGAATATACCATAGCAGACATTGCAACGTTCCCATGGTTTGCAAGACACGAATGGCATGACATTGGAATTCAAAATTTCAAAAATTTATCAAGATGGTATGAGGAAATTTCAAAGAGAGATGGGGTGAAAAAGGGATACGCTTTTATGAATAAAGATGAAGATGTTCCAAAAATAAACTATTAATCGTCTACGTGAACTTTTTCCTCTTTTTCATGTTTTTCTTGAGCAGCAATCGTATATTTTGCAACTGGCCTTGCCATTAATCTTTTAAGACCAATAGGCTCAGCAGTATCTAGACAATAACCATAAGTATCATCTTTAATTCTCATTAAAGCTTTATCAATTTCCGAGATTAATTTTATTTGTCTATTGATAGCTTTCATCTCTACATTTTTATCAGTGTATGAACTTGCTTGATCAACAATATCAGCAGAGATGCTATTATCATCCATACTGCCATAGTATAAAGCTTCATTGTTTGATTTGACTAATTCTTTTTTCCACTCTTGCAGTTTCATTCTGAAATATACCTTATGTTTTTCACACATATATTTTT from the Candidatus Pelagibacter sp. HIMB1321 genome contains:
- a CDS encoding glutathione S-transferase family protein, with the translated sequence MIELFSENTPNGKKISIMLEEIGYDYKVTKIDISNDEQFKPEFKKISPFSKIPVIIDHKNNKTIFESGAILIYLGELSGKFYDKDNRTDINQWLMAQMGYIGPMLGQHHQFHHYNPGKSEFGEERYFKISKRIYSEVDEVLSKTKFLAGEEYTIADIATFPWFARHEWHDIGIQNFKNLSRWYEEISKRDGVKKGYAFMNKDEDVPKINY
- a CDS encoding TraR/DksA family transcriptional regulator; this translates as MPKVTKTKKKVTKVKSKETKKTPKKTTKPVAKAKETSKAPVKISKTYIPKDTEKYMCEKHKVYFRMKLQEWKKELVKSNNEALYYGSMDDNSISADIVDQASSYTDKNVEMKAINRQIKLISEIDKALMRIKDDTYGYCLDTAEPIGLKRLMARPVAKYTIAAQEKHEKEEKVHVDD